Proteins co-encoded in one Pseudanabaena sp. FACHB-2040 genomic window:
- the ppk1 gene encoding polyphosphate kinase 1, whose protein sequence is MTKAKAAVAKLSIDLNDPQYYFNRDLSWLKFNDRVLHEALDERTPLLERLKFLAVFSSNLDEFFMVRVSGLMDQVQVGVHPKTPDGMPPAQQLEAIRGHLREKLAEQDRVFKQTLCPELRQHGAYLLDYADLEQAQKVHLKAYFEKRIFPVLTPLSVDPAHPFPRMSNLSLNLAVRVENPENGTQKLARVKVPGSLPRFVTLPEPLNIYQGETYLWVGVPLEQVIAEHLDFLFPGMTIKDHHLFRLTRDADFPVKEDEADDLLLAIEQEISKRRLVGFICRLEVASTMPADLCQGLMQELKVTENEVYEIDGLLNLKDLFFFLSLPLPDLKDKHWSSITPPRLRPVVDLDENGEEVFVEHAPNIFAAIREGDILVHHPYESFTKSVQEFITQAAQDPKVLAIKITLYRTSGDSPIVHALIRAAENRKQVVALVELKARFDEENNIVWAKQLENAGVHVVYGLVGLKTHTKTTLVVRLEGDEIRRYVHIGTGNYNPKTSKLYTDLGLFSCRGDLGADLSDLFNFLTGYSLQRAYRKLLVAPLTLRDRMVALIQREIDHAQAGGTGKIIAKMNSLVDGRIIRLLYEASQAGVQIDLIVRGTCCLRPGLPGISENIRVISVIGRFLEHSRIFYFYNADQEELYIGSADWMTRNLDRRVEAVVPVEDVKLKDEIKTILEISLKDNRQAWELQPDGQFIQRRPAADEPELSTHAVIMAQTLQKVS, encoded by the coding sequence ATCTAAATGATCCGCAGTACTATTTCAACCGGGATCTGAGCTGGCTGAAGTTTAATGACCGCGTGCTGCATGAAGCTTTAGACGAACGCACGCCCCTATTGGAGCGACTGAAGTTTCTGGCAGTTTTTAGCTCGAACCTAGACGAATTTTTCATGGTGCGGGTGTCGGGCCTGATGGATCAGGTGCAGGTAGGAGTACACCCTAAAACGCCAGATGGTATGCCTCCCGCCCAACAGCTTGAGGCCATTCGAGGTCACCTGCGTGAGAAGCTAGCTGAGCAGGATCGAGTCTTTAAGCAGACGCTCTGCCCTGAGCTCAGGCAGCACGGAGCCTATTTGCTGGACTATGCGGATCTTGAGCAGGCGCAAAAGGTGCATTTGAAGGCGTACTTTGAGAAGCGAATCTTTCCCGTGCTGACGCCCTTGAGCGTCGATCCGGCTCACCCTTTTCCCCGCATGTCAAACCTCAGCCTGAACCTGGCTGTGCGGGTCGAAAATCCAGAAAATGGCACTCAAAAACTGGCACGCGTTAAGGTGCCTGGCAGCTTACCTCGGTTTGTGACGCTGCCAGAGCCGCTCAATATTTATCAGGGAGAAACCTACCTCTGGGTGGGAGTGCCCCTAGAGCAGGTGATTGCAGAACATTTGGATTTCCTGTTTCCCGGCATGACGATCAAGGATCATCACCTTTTTCGGCTCACCCGAGATGCTGATTTTCCGGTCAAGGAAGACGAGGCCGACGATCTATTGCTTGCCATTGAGCAGGAGATTAGTAAGCGCCGCCTGGTTGGCTTTATCTGCCGACTAGAAGTTGCCTCAACGATGCCGGCTGATCTGTGTCAGGGCCTGATGCAGGAACTGAAGGTGACTGAAAACGAGGTCTATGAGATTGACGGGCTGCTAAACCTGAAGGATTTGTTTTTCTTTTTGTCACTGCCGCTGCCCGATCTTAAGGACAAGCACTGGAGCAGCATTACCCCTCCTCGACTGCGCCCAGTGGTCGATCTTGATGAGAACGGGGAAGAGGTTTTTGTGGAGCACGCTCCCAATATCTTTGCGGCGATCCGGGAGGGGGACATTTTGGTGCATCACCCCTATGAGTCTTTTACCAAGTCGGTGCAGGAGTTTATTACCCAGGCTGCTCAAGATCCTAAGGTGCTAGCAATTAAAATAACGCTCTACCGCACCTCTGGCGATTCTCCTATTGTGCATGCGCTGATTCGAGCGGCAGAAAACCGCAAGCAGGTGGTGGCGCTGGTGGAGTTAAAAGCCCGCTTTGATGAGGAAAATAACATTGTCTGGGCTAAACAATTGGAGAATGCTGGGGTCCATGTGGTCTACGGCCTGGTTGGGCTCAAGACCCATACCAAAACGACTTTGGTTGTGCGGTTGGAGGGCGACGAGATCCGCCGCTACGTGCATATTGGGACGGGTAACTACAATCCCAAGACCTCCAAGCTTTATACGGATTTAGGGCTGTTTAGCTGCCGGGGGGATCTGGGGGCTGACCTCAGCGATTTGTTCAATTTTCTCACGGGGTATTCGCTGCAGCGGGCCTATCGCAAGCTGTTGGTGGCTCCTCTAACGCTGCGCGATCGCATGGTGGCCCTAATCCAGCGGGAGATTGATCACGCTCAGGCAGGCGGCACTGGCAAAATCATCGCCAAGATGAACTCCCTTGTAGACGGCAGGATTATTCGGCTGCTCTACGAGGCTTCACAGGCTGGGGTGCAGATTGATCTGATTGTGCGAGGCACCTGCTGCCTGCGGCCTGGGCTGCCAGGAATCAGCGAAAATATTCGGGTGATCAGCGTCATTGGCCGTTTCCTAGAGCATTCCCGCATCTTCTACTTCTACAACGCCGATCAGGAAGAGCTGTACATTGGCAGCGCTGACTGGATGACGCGCAACCTGGATCGCCGAGTAGAGGCGGTTGTGCCGGTAGAGGATGTGAAGCTGAAGGATGAAATCAAAACCATCCTGGAAATCTCTCTAAAAGACAACCGCCAGGCTTGGGAACTGCAGCCAGATGGACAATTTATTCAGCGGCGACCAGCAGCGGACGAACCAGAGCTCTCCACCCATGCTGTGATCATGGCGCAGACGCTGCAAAAGGTTAGCTAG
- the gmk gene encoding guanylate kinase: MTVLYSATATLETPETSAVTGNGSINNLRLGRLIVFTGPSGVGKGTLLRALLQRHPELQLSVSATTRSPRPGEVHGQHYYFISRDEFRQMVDQGQLLEWAEFAGNFYGTPRQPVSNLIQAGHWVILEIELEGARQVRSSFPEALQLFVLPPSLSELEQRIRQRGQDAEDSIQKRLQRAQTEIEAATEFDIQIINDDFQAALNQLEQILFQD; this comes from the coding sequence ATGACTGTGCTCTATTCTGCAACCGCCACCCTTGAGACCCCTGAGACTTCTGCCGTAACCGGCAATGGATCTATCAATAACCTTCGTTTGGGCCGTCTAATTGTGTTTACTGGCCCCAGTGGTGTGGGCAAGGGCACGCTGCTGCGGGCGCTGCTGCAGCGTCATCCTGAGCTGCAGCTCTCAGTATCGGCCACAACTCGCTCGCCGCGCCCTGGGGAGGTACACGGTCAGCATTACTATTTCATCAGTCGCGATGAATTTCGGCAGATGGTTGACCAGGGGCAGCTGCTGGAGTGGGCCGAATTTGCGGGTAACTTCTACGGCACTCCCAGGCAACCTGTCAGCAATTTAATTCAGGCGGGCCACTGGGTCATCCTAGAGATTGAGCTGGAAGGAGCCCGTCAAGTTAGATCCTCTTTCCCAGAGGCGCTGCAGCTGTTTGTTTTGCCGCCTTCGCTGAGTGAGCTAGAGCAGCGGATTCGCCAGCGCGGGCAGGACGCCGAAGATTCCATTCAAAAGCGGCTGCAACGAGCTCAAACTGAAATTGAGGCTGCGACCGAATTTGATATCCAGATTATCAATGATGACTTTCAAGCGGCGCTTAACCAGCTAGAGCAGATCCTGTTTCAGGATTAG
- a CDS encoding AI-2E family transporter, whose protein sequence is MKLTDWISLACLGIVLVILWQFRQIVLLIFAAVVLAIALNSLVRRFINRLGWKRGQAVLAAMSIVGLSSLLLLVLVLPLFISQFQELLVLIPSGFEQLGQWFDAFNANPPEWFPEPDVDLLPNFSDLLEQATSLGSRAFGNFFSFFSSSVAILLQMLLLLVLTLMILSDPLAYRRLLLRLFPSFYRRRADHILARCEATLLNWLGGVAINSAFVAILSFTGLILLGVPYAFAHAVLTGIFNFIPNIGPTISLVFPVFVALLQSPGKALAVIVLYLLIQNLESYWFGPMMMQKQVALLPAATLIAQIFFATFLGPLGLILALPLAVICKVWVEEAWIIDVLEREDSATALAPALPAADPPVISPAVPPAVPATEDELP, encoded by the coding sequence GTGAAACTCACAGATTGGATTAGCCTCGCTTGCCTAGGGATCGTTTTGGTCATTTTGTGGCAGTTTCGGCAGATTGTGCTGCTGATTTTTGCGGCAGTGGTGCTTGCGATCGCACTCAATAGCCTAGTTCGTCGTTTCATCAACCGCCTGGGCTGGAAGCGAGGGCAGGCAGTGCTAGCCGCCATGAGCATCGTGGGGCTCAGCAGCCTGCTACTGCTGGTGCTAGTGCTGCCCCTATTCATCAGCCAGTTTCAGGAACTGCTCGTCCTAATTCCTAGCGGTTTTGAGCAGCTGGGCCAATGGTTTGACGCTTTTAATGCCAATCCGCCTGAGTGGTTCCCCGAACCAGACGTCGATCTGTTGCCCAATTTCTCCGATCTGTTAGAGCAGGCAACCTCCTTGGGTTCCCGGGCGTTTGGCAACTTCTTTAGCTTTTTCTCCAGCTCAGTGGCGATCCTGCTGCAGATGCTGCTGCTGCTAGTGCTAACCCTGATGATTTTGTCAGACCCTTTAGCCTACCGACGACTGCTGCTAAGGTTGTTTCCCTCGTTTTACCGCCGTCGGGCCGACCACATTTTGGCCCGTTGCGAAGCGACTCTTCTAAACTGGCTAGGCGGCGTAGCGATCAATTCAGCCTTTGTTGCCATTCTCAGCTTTACTGGGCTCATTCTCCTGGGCGTGCCCTATGCTTTCGCCCACGCAGTGCTAACCGGCATTTTCAACTTCATTCCCAATATCGGGCCGACCATTAGCCTTGTTTTCCCCGTTTTTGTAGCCCTACTGCAGTCCCCTGGCAAAGCCCTAGCCGTCATTGTCCTATACCTACTAATTCAGAACCTGGAAAGCTACTGGTTTGGCCCCATGATGATGCAGAAGCAGGTGGCGCTGCTGCCAGCCGCGACCCTCATTGCTCAGATTTTCTTCGCCACTTTTTTGGGACCCCTCGGGCTGATTCTAGCCCTGCCATTGGCAGTCATCTGCAAAGTCTGGGTTGAAGAAGCCTGGATCATTGATGTTTTAGAAAGGGAAGACTCGGCTACTGCCCTTGCTCCTGCGCTGCCAGCAGCTGATCCGCCTGTAATATCGCCAGCAGTCCCGCCAGCAGTCCCTGCGACTGAAGACGAGCTGCCCTAG
- a CDS encoding HAMP domain-containing sensor histidine kinase has product MNQNYPSLSELLASDEAGGASFWPDAAAAGVWESSSSAGASLGQKSPSTSDRNQQRLQAEAEWWSAIAALTHMLHAHLDQGLRADEEGLATWEGMVLSGPLPVLWDQSLGQRLSSWVLIPQPLEGLLAVARPLLPDDGKGGGHSSETLQTIPLPAGDPLSAERFCLVLTPTFSLSLVLANGPQGRPQFQFSFEPKINQQVWQQLRSRVAQIRPPLLPTLDSVAEPFAPQPPHYQVVTQFTRLLLTQLRHQFSTSSASATADPEVRLASWEVPAAATANGFSSPPASQPLGLLQGAAPADGASAEPATADATGRDAELLKAMAHEIRTPLTTIRTFTRSLLKRKDLPEEAIKRLKLIDRECTQQIDRFNLIFRAVELETEGPKQPHSTLTAISLSQIFQDSIALWQQQAQRRNLTLEVKVPSQMPMVTSDSTMLNQVLTGLIDRFTHSLPPYSHIKLVVSLAGHQLKLQFQSQPKAEAKPAAETSTCQRAAVSPFRSVGHLLMFQPETGGLSLNLAATKNLFQALGGKLIVRQKPQRGEVLTVYLPLETRSL; this is encoded by the coding sequence GTGAATCAAAACTATCCCTCCTTAAGTGAGTTATTGGCGAGCGACGAAGCGGGGGGCGCGTCTTTTTGGCCGGATGCAGCGGCAGCCGGAGTGTGGGAATCCTCGTCTTCGGCGGGAGCATCCTTAGGGCAAAAATCGCCCTCGACCAGCGATCGCAACCAGCAGCGGCTACAGGCTGAGGCCGAGTGGTGGAGTGCGATCGCTGCGCTCACTCACATGCTGCACGCCCACCTCGATCAAGGTCTTAGGGCAGACGAGGAGGGTCTAGCAACTTGGGAAGGCATGGTGTTGTCGGGGCCGCTACCGGTGCTGTGGGACCAGTCCCTAGGCCAGCGGTTGTCAAGTTGGGTGTTGATTCCCCAACCTCTTGAAGGGCTGTTAGCGGTGGCGCGACCCCTGCTGCCCGATGACGGTAAAGGGGGAGGGCACTCGTCAGAAACGCTGCAGACCATTCCGCTGCCCGCTGGTGATCCGCTATCGGCTGAGCGGTTTTGTCTGGTGCTGACCCCAACTTTTAGTCTGTCGCTGGTGTTGGCCAATGGCCCCCAGGGTAGACCCCAGTTTCAGTTTTCCTTTGAGCCCAAGATTAACCAGCAGGTCTGGCAGCAGTTGCGATCGCGCGTGGCCCAGATCCGGCCTCCCCTGCTACCGACGCTAGACAGCGTAGCCGAACCCTTTGCCCCGCAGCCTCCCCACTACCAAGTCGTGACCCAGTTCACCCGGCTACTGCTGACCCAACTGCGGCATCAGTTTAGCACCAGCTCTGCTTCTGCAACAGCGGATCCAGAGGTGCGGCTGGCTTCTTGGGAAGTCCCAGCGGCAGCAACTGCAAACGGGTTTTCCTCGCCCCCAGCCAGCCAGCCCTTGGGCCTGTTGCAGGGGGCAGCCCCGGCCGATGGGGCATCTGCAGAACCGGCAACGGCTGATGCTACTGGCCGTGATGCAGAGCTGCTCAAGGCAATGGCCCACGAGATTCGCACGCCCCTCACCACCATTCGCACCTTCACGCGATCACTCTTAAAACGCAAAGATTTGCCTGAGGAGGCGATTAAGCGACTCAAGCTGATCGATCGGGAGTGCACCCAGCAAATTGACAGGTTCAACCTGATCTTCCGGGCTGTCGAACTTGAAACCGAAGGCCCTAAGCAGCCCCATTCAACGCTCACAGCGATTTCTCTGAGTCAGATCTTTCAGGACTCGATTGCCCTCTGGCAGCAGCAGGCCCAGCGGCGCAACCTGACGCTGGAAGTCAAAGTTCCCTCTCAAATGCCGATGGTGACCAGCGATTCGACCATGCTTAACCAGGTGTTGACGGGCCTGATCGACCGCTTTACCCACAGCCTGCCGCCCTATAGTCACATCAAGCTAGTGGTCAGTCTGGCAGGGCATCAGCTCAAGCTGCAGTTTCAGTCGCAGCCCAAGGCAGAGGCCAAACCGGCTGCGGAGACTTCTACCTGTCAACGGGCTGCAGTATCCCCATTTCGCTCGGTAGGGCATCTGCTCATGTTCCAACCTGAGACGGGCGGCCTGAGTTTGAACCTAGCTGCAACCAAGAACCTCTTTCAGGCGTTAGGCGGCAAGCTGATTGTTCGGCAAAAGCCCCAGCGGGGTGAGGTGCTGACAGTTTATTTACCGCTAGAGACACGCAGTTTGTAG
- the ilvB gene encoding biosynthetic-type acetolactate synthase large subunit, producing the protein MTSPVQAQSNVLVRRATGAFALIDSLKRHGVQHIFGYPGGAILPIYDELYRAEAAGDVKHILVRHEQGAAHAADGYARATGKVGVCFATSGPGATNLVTGIATAQMDSIPMVIITGQVPSHAIGSDAFQETDIYGITLPIVKHSYVAREAHQIPHIVAEAFYIASTGRPGPVLIDVPKDIGLVEFDYEPVPPNTVRLPGYRPTVKGNPRQINHAIRLLRQAERPLLYVGGGAIASNAHEQIKQLAEHFQMPVTTTLMGKGAFDEHHPLAVGMLGMHGTAYANFSVSECDLLIAVGARFDDRVTGKLDEFASRAKVIHIDIDPAEVGKNRAPDVPIVGDVKTVLTELLRRLQEEQLPLPDQTLAWRERVNRWRQDYPLVVPSYDKILSPQEVIVELGRQAPQAYYTTDVGQHQMWSAQFLKNGPRRWISSAGLGTMGFGLPAAMGAKTALPEETVICISGDASFQMNLQELGTLAQYGIAVKTVVVNNGWQGMVRQWQQAFHGERYSCSNMEIGMPNFEILAQAYGIKGIVVHDRADLSAAVADMLAHDGPVLMDVHVRRDENCYPMVAPGKSNAQMIGLPVLPQQGRPVEQLQCSSCGSETLSTNKFCPECGTKL; encoded by the coding sequence ATGACTTCTCCCGTTCAAGCCCAAAGTAACGTTCTTGTCCGCCGTGCAACAGGTGCTTTTGCCCTGATTGATAGCCTGAAACGTCACGGGGTTCAGCACATTTTTGGCTACCCTGGTGGAGCTATTCTGCCGATTTACGATGAACTGTACCGAGCTGAGGCAGCAGGCGACGTTAAGCATATTCTGGTTCGCCACGAGCAGGGCGCAGCCCATGCAGCCGATGGGTATGCGCGGGCAACCGGCAAGGTAGGCGTCTGTTTTGCCACCTCTGGGCCAGGCGCGACTAACCTGGTGACTGGCATCGCCACTGCCCAAATGGACTCTATTCCAATGGTGATCATTACCGGGCAGGTGCCTTCGCATGCCATTGGCAGTGATGCCTTTCAGGAGACCGACATCTACGGCATCACCCTGCCTATTGTGAAGCACTCCTATGTGGCTCGAGAAGCCCACCAGATCCCTCACATTGTGGCCGAGGCTTTCTACATCGCCAGCACAGGGCGACCGGGTCCGGTGCTAATTGATGTACCCAAAGATATTGGCCTGGTAGAGTTTGACTACGAGCCGGTGCCCCCCAACACGGTTCGTCTGCCCGGCTATCGGCCTACTGTGAAGGGCAATCCCCGGCAGATTAACCACGCCATTCGGCTATTGCGACAGGCAGAGCGGCCTCTGCTCTATGTGGGTGGCGGTGCGATCGCATCCAACGCCCATGAGCAAATTAAGCAGCTGGCCGAGCACTTCCAAATGCCTGTGACCACCACGCTGATGGGCAAAGGTGCCTTTGACGAACACCATCCCTTAGCAGTTGGCATGCTAGGCATGCACGGCACCGCTTACGCCAACTTCTCAGTGAGCGAGTGCGACCTGCTCATTGCCGTCGGAGCTCGCTTCGACGATCGGGTGACCGGCAAGCTAGACGAGTTTGCCTCCCGAGCCAAAGTCATTCACATCGATATCGATCCGGCAGAAGTCGGCAAAAACCGAGCCCCCGACGTGCCGATTGTTGGCGACGTCAAAACAGTTTTAACCGAGCTGCTGCGCCGCCTGCAGGAGGAGCAGCTGCCGCTACCGGATCAGACCCTAGCTTGGCGAGAGCGCGTCAATCGCTGGCGGCAAGACTATCCCCTAGTCGTGCCCTCCTACGACAAGATTTTGTCTCCTCAGGAAGTCATTGTAGAGCTGGGGCGACAGGCTCCCCAGGCCTACTACACAACTGACGTGGGGCAGCATCAGATGTGGTCTGCTCAGTTTTTGAAGAACGGTCCTCGCCGCTGGATCTCCAGCGCCGGTTTGGGCACGATGGGCTTTGGCCTGCCCGCTGCAATGGGCGCGAAAACGGCTCTGCCCGAGGAAACGGTCATCTGCATTAGTGGCGATGCCAGCTTCCAAATGAACCTGCAGGAGCTGGGGACGCTGGCTCAGTACGGCATTGCTGTCAAAACCGTTGTTGTCAACAACGGCTGGCAGGGTATGGTGCGTCAGTGGCAGCAGGCATTTCATGGGGAGCGCTATTCCTGCTCCAACATGGAAATCGGGATGCCCAATTTTGAAATACTGGCTCAGGCTTACGGCATCAAGGGCATTGTCGTTCATGATCGGGCCGATCTCTCAGCCGCTGTCGCCGACATGCTGGCCCATGACGGGCCGGTGCTGATGGATGTACACGTTCGCCGAGACGAAAACTGCTATCCAATGGTGGCTCCTGGTAAGAGCAACGCTCAGATGATTGGTCTGCCGGTACTGCCCCAACAAGGGCGGCCTGTGGAGCAGCTCCAGTGCAGTAGCTGTGGTAGCGAAACCCTCTCGACTAACAAGTTCTGCCCTGAGTGCGGCACAAAACTCTAG
- a CDS encoding penicillin-binding protein 2, with translation MLGIVALGVRLAHLQLVQGPTLIQMARQQQFIPDVPRPARRPIVDREGNVLAVDRIIYTLYAHPQLFKRAPAEVAEGLSPLLEISQDELLNRFSQQNSGIQLSLDLTPEAAERVRNLRLDGLELLPQQQRFYPQQSLFAPIVGFVNVEGVPQAGLESAFEEELLMETGAGDASAVPPAAGLNPSVPSELTAPLKLQLTLDSRLQRVAQQELQNTVARHGAKRGTAMVMDAQTGALLAMATSPTYDPNRYYESDITAFRNWAVSDLYEPGSTFKPINIAIALEVGAITPEDSIYDEGRLQFGQWTIQNSDYSHVGGRGPLSITDVLKYSSNVGMVHIMDRVRSATYFDWLQRLGLGRSTGIDLPSEVVGQLKDRNQFVNSAVESATASFGQGFALTPMQVLQMQATLANGGKLVTPHVVQGLVDDKGSLRWQPDRPSPQPLFSPETTQAVMGMMEKVVSEGTGKPAQLPGYRVGGKTGTAQKVTDAGVYGNGRITSFVSILPVEAPRYVVLAVIDEPFGDNAYGSTVAAPLVKSIMESLVVIQRIPPAQAAQ, from the coding sequence ATGCTAGGCATTGTTGCCCTAGGGGTGAGGCTTGCCCATCTGCAGCTTGTGCAAGGGCCAACCTTAATCCAGATGGCCCGGCAGCAGCAGTTCATTCCAGATGTGCCCCGTCCGGCCCGTCGCCCCATCGTCGATCGCGAAGGCAACGTGCTGGCGGTTGATCGCATTATCTATACGCTCTATGCCCACCCACAGCTATTTAAGAGAGCGCCTGCTGAAGTCGCAGAAGGACTCAGCCCTCTGCTGGAGATCTCCCAGGATGAGCTGCTAAACCGCTTCAGCCAACAAAATAGCGGCATTCAGCTGAGCCTTGACCTGACGCCAGAGGCCGCAGAACGGGTTCGCAATTTGCGGCTAGATGGCCTAGAACTGCTGCCCCAACAGCAGCGCTTTTATCCTCAGCAGAGCCTGTTTGCCCCCATTGTAGGATTTGTCAATGTCGAGGGTGTGCCCCAGGCTGGGCTAGAAAGCGCCTTTGAGGAGGAGCTGTTAATGGAGACTGGGGCAGGGGATGCGTCAGCCGTGCCGCCAGCAGCAGGGCTCAACCCCTCGGTGCCTTCTGAGTTAACGGCCCCGCTCAAGCTGCAGCTAACGTTGGACAGCCGGTTACAGCGGGTTGCTCAGCAGGAGCTGCAAAACACGGTCGCTCGGCATGGGGCCAAACGGGGAACAGCTATGGTGATGGATGCCCAAACCGGCGCACTGCTAGCCATGGCCACCAGTCCGACCTACGATCCTAACCGGTACTACGAATCGGACATCACAGCCTTTAGGAACTGGGCGGTTAGCGATCTTTATGAACCGGGTTCGACTTTTAAGCCGATTAATATTGCGATCGCATTAGAAGTGGGAGCCATCACCCCAGAAGACAGCATCTACGACGAAGGACGGCTGCAGTTCGGCCAGTGGACAATTCAAAACTCAGACTATAGTCACGTAGGCGGACGGGGTCCCCTCTCTATTACCGACGTGCTGAAGTACTCCAGCAACGTGGGCATGGTCCACATCATGGACCGAGTCCGCAGCGCCACTTATTTCGACTGGCTGCAGCGCTTGGGTCTAGGCCGCTCCACGGGCATTGACCTGCCCTCAGAAGTCGTGGGGCAGCTCAAAGACCGAAATCAGTTTGTCAACAGTGCTGTTGAGTCGGCCACAGCCTCCTTCGGCCAAGGATTTGCCCTGACACCGATGCAGGTTCTTCAAATGCAGGCGACTTTAGCCAATGGGGGAAAACTAGTTACTCCTCACGTTGTCCAAGGCTTGGTAGACGACAAAGGCAGTCTTCGCTGGCAGCCAGATCGGCCCTCTCCTCAACCTTTGTTCTCTCCAGAGACAACTCAGGCCGTCATGGGGATGATGGAAAAAGTGGTGAGTGAGGGAACCGGCAAACCTGCCCAGCTGCCGGGCTACCGGGTGGGGGGTAAAACCGGAACGGCTCAAAAAGTGACCGATGCAGGGGTGTATGGCAACGGGCGGATCACAAGCTTTGTAAGTATCTTGCCCGTTGAGGCTCCGCGTTATGTGGTGCTAGCTGTCATTGATGAGCCCTTTGGTGACAACGCCTACGGCTCAACAGTAGCCGCGCCCCTAGTCAAGAGCATTATGGAATCGCTGGTGGTGATTCAGCGAATTCCGCCAGCCCAAGCAGCTCAGTAA
- a CDS encoding phycocyanobilin:ferredoxin oxidoreductase: MSATSASIRQQQHPMIRQLADTIEAVWQRHLDLSPYTLPEDLGYVEGRLEGERLVIENRCYQTPQFRKLHLELARVGQSLDILHCVMFPRPDYALPMFGCDLVGGRGQISAAIVDLSPVVSTAPEAAPSLSDAYTQALSALPAHSFSQARDLPTWGTIFSPFCLFIRPADTEEEAAFVQRIADYLEVHCQQAVATPPNPKEAAVVLAGQQRYCQQQQQNDKTRRVLEKAFGDDWAERYMTTVLFDVPSLE; this comes from the coding sequence ATGTCAGCCACTTCTGCCTCTATCCGGCAACAGCAGCACCCTATGATCCGGCAGCTCGCAGACACCATTGAAGCTGTCTGGCAGCGCCACCTGGATCTCTCTCCCTATACGCTGCCGGAGGATTTGGGATACGTAGAAGGCCGCTTGGAAGGAGAGCGGCTGGTGATTGAGAATCGATGCTACCAGACTCCCCAGTTTCGCAAGCTGCATCTGGAGCTAGCTCGGGTGGGGCAATCCCTTGATATTCTCCACTGCGTCATGTTTCCCCGTCCTGACTATGCCCTGCCGATGTTTGGGTGCGACTTGGTCGGCGGTCGAGGACAAATCAGTGCAGCCATTGTCGATCTCTCACCCGTAGTGAGCACCGCCCCCGAAGCAGCGCCTAGTCTATCTGACGCCTACACCCAGGCGCTCAGTGCTCTACCTGCCCATTCTTTTTCTCAGGCCCGAGATCTGCCGACCTGGGGCACCATCTTCTCCCCCTTCTGTCTGTTCATTCGTCCAGCAGACACCGAGGAAGAAGCCGCCTTCGTGCAGCGCATTGCCGACTACTTAGAGGTTCACTGCCAGCAGGCGGTTGCGACCCCACCTAACCCCAAAGAAGCTGCCGTTGTTCTAGCGGGGCAACAGCGTTACTGCCAGCAGCAGCAGCAAAATGACAAGACCCGTCGGGTGCTAGAAAAGGCTTTTGGTGATGACTGGGCCGAAAGATACATGACAACCGTCCTTTTTGACGTGCCCAGTCTTGAATAG